A section of the Rhodobacteraceae bacterium M382 genome encodes:
- a CDS encoding NnrU family protein: MGGWGEFGAAMVVFLLSHAIPVRPPVRPWLVARMGLVPYLVCYSILSIGVLIWLVLAARYAPYIQVLPDWEGWRWAPVLIMPLVCWLAVAGLGTSNPLSFGGMKRGEFDRENPGVLGFTRHPLPMALALWSGAHLLAKGDLAHVILFGVFAGFAVMAMKMLDLRKQRLMGVGAWQDLACNTSLFNPAALRPRLWQVAAAIAIFVVLFHLHLPIIGFSPLP, from the coding sequence ATGGGCGGTTGGGGTGAATTCGGGGCGGCCATGGTCGTCTTTTTGCTGAGTCACGCGATCCCGGTGCGCCCGCCTGTGCGGCCCTGGTTGGTGGCCCGAATGGGGTTGGTGCCCTATCTGGTCTGTTATTCGATCCTGTCCATCGGTGTGTTGATTTGGTTGGTATTGGCCGCGCGCTATGCGCCCTATATTCAGGTGCTACCTGATTGGGAGGGCTGGCGTTGGGCTCCGGTGCTGATCATGCCGCTGGTTTGCTGGTTGGCGGTGGCTGGTCTCGGCACATCCAACCCGCTTAGTTTTGGTGGCATGAAGCGCGGCGAATTCGACCGTGAAAATCCCGGAGTTCTTGGGTTTACCCGGCACCCGTTGCCAATGGCGCTGGCCCTATGGTCCGGCGCGCATCTGTTGGCCAAGGGCGACCTGGCCCATGTGATCCTGTTTGGGGTTTTTGCGGGGTTTGCGGTGATGGCGATGAAAATGCTGGATCTGCGCAAACAGCGTTTGATGGGGGTCGGGGCCTGGCAGGACTTGGCCTGCAACACATCGCTGTTCAATCCTGCGGCGCTGCGGCCGCGTCTGTGGCAGGTGGCGGCGGCCATCGCCATCTTTGTCGTGTTGTTTCACCTGCACCTGCCAATCATCGGGTTTTCACCCTTACCCTGA
- a CDS encoding DUF2478 domain-containing protein, whose amino-acid sequence MNLAYVMTTERGATDRLLSGFAAQLTQQGVRCVGIVQTNTECADDRLCDMDVQVLPDGKVFRISQTLGPGSKGCRLDPAALEEAVGLVTQSLAGVPAPDLLIVNKFGKHEADGRGMRPVIGEAMARGIPVLTGVNRLNRERFEDYCEGMAVALDPTVEALESWLDGVRAKP is encoded by the coding sequence ATGAACCTGGCCTATGTTATGACCACCGAACGCGGTGCCACCGACCGGTTGCTCAGCGGATTTGCCGCACAACTGACACAGCAGGGGGTGCGCTGTGTTGGCATCGTGCAGACCAACACCGAATGCGCAGATGACCGGCTGTGTGATATGGATGTGCAGGTGCTGCCGGATGGCAAGGTGTTTCGTATTTCTCAAACCTTGGGCCCCGGGTCCAAGGGATGCCGGCTGGACCCTGCCGCGCTGGAAGAGGCGGTCGGGCTGGTCACGCAATCGCTGGCCGGGGTGCCAGCGCCGGATCTTCTGATCGTCAACAAATTCGGCAAACACGAGGCCGACGGGCGCGGTATGCGACCAGTCATCGGCGAGGCCATGGCCCGCGGGATCCCGGTCCTGACCGGGGTCAACCGCCTGAATCGCGAACGCTTTGAGGATTACTGCGAGGGAATGGCTGTGGCGCTCGACCCCACGGTCGAGGCGTTGGAGAGCTGGTTGGATGGGGTTCGGGCCAAACCCTGA
- the rlmB gene encoding 23S rRNA (guanosine(2251)-2'-O)-methyltransferase RlmB produces the protein MAKKPKWIVEKEQARKAAGSETVWLFGLHAVRDALMNPKREKLRLVVTLNARAKLEDAITAGGIEPEVVDPRKFNVPIDANSVHQGAAMEVKPLNWGGLADNCIGREAPRVLLLDRVTDPHNVGAILRSAEVLGASAVIGTRHHSAPETGALAKTASGALERQPYLRMRNLADTIAELQNMGFLVLGLDGEAEVTIEATLEGRKDRPVALVLGAEGPGLREKTKQVVDQLVRIDAAGGFGSLNVSNAAAIALYASVER, from the coding sequence ATGGCCAAAAAACCCAAATGGATCGTCGAAAAAGAACAGGCCCGCAAGGCCGCTGGATCCGAAACGGTCTGGCTGTTTGGCCTGCATGCGGTTCGGGATGCGCTGATGAACCCCAAGCGCGAGAAATTGCGTCTGGTTGTGACATTGAACGCGCGGGCCAAGCTGGAAGATGCCATTACCGCCGGTGGGATCGAACCCGAAGTGGTCGACCCCAGAAAATTCAATGTACCGATTGATGCCAACTCGGTCCATCAGGGGGCCGCGATGGAGGTGAAGCCACTGAACTGGGGGGGATTGGCCGACAATTGTATCGGTCGCGAAGCTCCGCGTGTTCTGCTGCTCGATCGGGTGACCGATCCGCATAATGTGGGCGCTATTTTGCGATCGGCCGAAGTGCTGGGTGCCAGTGCTGTCATTGGGACCCGTCACCATTCTGCGCCCGAAACGGGTGCATTGGCCAAAACGGCCAGTGGTGCGTTGGAGCGTCAACCCTATTTGCGGATGCGCAATTTGGCTGACACTATTGCCGAGCTTCAGAATATGGGGTTCCTGGTTCTGGGTCTGGATGGCGAGGCCGAGGTCACCATCGAAGCCACCCTGGAGGGACGCAAGGACAGGCCCGTGGCGCTGGTGCTGGGAGCCGAAGGGCCCGGGCTGCGCGAAAAGACCAAACAGGTGGTCGATCAGTTGGTCAGAATTGACGCGGCGGGTGGATTTGGGTCTTTGAACGTCTCAAACGCCGCGGCAATCGCCCTATATGCTTCGGTAGAGCGATAG
- a CDS encoding CoA-binding protein, whose amino-acid sequence MADYSDSLLKSVLKRTKTIAVVGVSMNSVRPSYYVARYLGLKGYKVIPVNPGHAGKRLFGEVVRGDLSDIQGPVDMVDIFRRSEAVPGIVDQALAQFPNLQTIWMQIGVEHAEAAAKAEARGVTVIQNRCPKIEYQRLFGELRMGGFATGIISSKL is encoded by the coding sequence ATGGCGGATTACAGTGATTCACTGCTCAAATCGGTACTAAAAAGAACCAAAACCATAGCGGTGGTGGGGGTGTCGATGAATTCTGTCCGCCCCAGTTATTACGTGGCGCGCTATCTTGGGCTCAAGGGTTACAAGGTCATCCCGGTGAACCCCGGGCACGCGGGTAAACGGTTGTTTGGCGAAGTCGTGCGCGGTGATCTGAGTGATATCCAAGGGCCGGTCGATATGGTTGATATCTTTCGCCGGTCCGAAGCGGTGCCGGGGATCGTCGATCAGGCGTTAGCGCAATTCCCCAATCTACAGACGATCTGGATGCAGATCGGGGTCGAGCACGCCGAAGCGGCAGCCAAAGCCGAAGCGCGGGGCGTTACAGTTATCCAAAACCGCTGCCCAAAGATCGAATACCAACGACTGTTCGGCGAGTTGCGCATGGGTGGATTTGCCACCGGAATCATTTCTTCGAAGCTGTAG
- a CDS encoding phosphoribosyl-ATP diphosphatase: MSILHELAATIDARKSADPDSSWTAKLLAKGPEKCAEKFGEEAIEAIIEAVKGDRSKLTTEGADVLYHFLVMLAARDIPLDDVLNELARRQGLSGLVEKAARPTS, from the coding sequence ATGTCCATCCTGCACGAATTGGCCGCCACCATCGACGCCCGAAAGTCCGCTGATCCCGACAGCAGCTGGACCGCCAAATTGTTGGCAAAGGGCCCCGAGAAATGCGCCGAAAAATTCGGAGAAGAGGCCATCGAGGCCATCATCGAAGCTGTTAAAGGTGACCGAAGCAAGCTCACCACCGAAGGTGCCGACGTCCTCTATCATTTCCTGGTCATGTTGGCAGCCAGGGACATCCCCCTGGACGATGTGCTGAACGAATTGGCCCGACGCCAGGGATTAAGTGGACTGGTTGAAAAAGCAGCGCGTCCGACGTCCTGA
- the hisF gene encoding imidazole glycerol phosphate synthase subunit HisF: MLKTRIIPCLDVADGRVVKGVNFVGLRDAGDPVESAKAYDAAGADEICFLDIHATHENRGTMFDVVRRTAEQCFVPLTVGGGVRTKEDVRALLLAGADKVSFNSAAVANPDVIAQAADQFGSQCIVCAIDAKTVSPGKWEIFTHGGRKPTGIDAVEFAKLVVAKGAGEILLTSMDRDGTKSGFNLPLTRAISDSVDVPVIASGGVGTLDHLVDGVTEGGASAVLAASIFHFGEYTIREAKEHMISAGIPMRSN, from the coding sequence ATGCTGAAAACCCGCATCATTCCCTGTCTCGATGTCGCCGACGGCCGTGTGGTCAAGGGCGTCAATTTTGTCGGCCTGCGCGACGCAGGCGATCCGGTTGAATCCGCCAAGGCCTATGACGCGGCGGGCGCGGACGAGATCTGTTTTCTCGACATTCACGCCACCCATGAAAACCGCGGCACCATGTTCGATGTGGTGCGTCGCACCGCCGAACAATGTTTTGTGCCCCTGACCGTGGGCGGCGGGGTCCGCACCAAAGAAGACGTGCGCGCCCTGTTGCTGGCCGGAGCTGACAAGGTCAGCTTCAACTCGGCTGCCGTGGCCAACCCGGATGTGATCGCCCAAGCCGCTGATCAGTTCGGCAGCCAGTGCATTGTCTGCGCCATTGACGCCAAAACCGTTTCTCCGGGCAAATGGGAGATCTTCACCCACGGCGGGCGCAAACCCACCGGGATAGATGCGGTCGAGTTTGCCAAGCTGGTGGTCGCCAAGGGGGCGGGCGAAATCCTCCTGACCTCAATGGATCGCGATGGCACCAAATCCGGGTTCAACCTGCCCCTTACCCGCGCGATCAGTGATTCTGTGGATGTGCCCGTGATCGCCTCGGGCGGTGTCGGGACCCTGGACCACCTGGTGGATGGGGTGACCGAGGGCGGTGCCAGCGCTGTGCTGGCTGCATCCATCTTCCATTTCGGCGAATACACCATCCGTGAAGCCAAGGAACACATGATTTCCGCCGGCATCCCGATGCGTTCGAACTGA
- the gcvA gene encoding transcriptional regulator GcvA, with the protein MRRMPPLNALKAFEASGRHLTFKRAAQELGVTQGAVSQQVRSLEKILKIKLFNRNARGLSLTDEGRRYLPSIHRAFDMIAEATDTITPGEVVVTISTSPSLATRWLVPRLGEFSARNPDIRIRLDASNTLVNFQSDGVDIAIRLGTPPFGPGLLADPLFSSDVIAVCHPDLAQGPQPIRVPQDLRHHVLLEDSHGRWPLFLETMCTGQPLPDIRTMTFSHTSLAIDAALARQGVALTPKALVDRDLSSNRLCQAFEAALTTGDGYYIVSPRKPRDPALIATVRDWLRNESQYQGAESR; encoded by the coding sequence ATGCGCCGAATGCCCCCCCTCAACGCGTTAAAGGCCTTTGAAGCCTCTGGCCGTCACTTGACCTTCAAACGGGCAGCCCAGGAGCTGGGCGTCACCCAGGGTGCCGTGTCTCAACAGGTGCGGTCTTTAGAAAAAATATTGAAAATCAAATTGTTCAATAGAAATGCAAGAGGCTTGTCTCTCACCGACGAAGGACGGCGGTACCTGCCGTCGATCCACCGCGCGTTCGACATGATTGCCGAAGCCACCGATACGATCACGCCCGGAGAGGTCGTTGTGACGATCAGTACGTCGCCCTCTCTGGCAACAAGATGGCTAGTGCCACGACTGGGAGAGTTTTCCGCGCGGAACCCCGATATCCGTATCCGCCTGGATGCCTCGAACACTCTGGTGAACTTTCAATCCGACGGTGTCGACATAGCAATTCGCCTGGGCACACCGCCCTTTGGCCCCGGGCTGCTGGCGGATCCTCTATTTTCCTCAGACGTGATCGCCGTTTGTCACCCCGACCTGGCACAAGGACCCCAGCCAATCCGTGTCCCACAGGATCTGCGCCATCATGTGCTGCTGGAAGATTCCCATGGTCGCTGGCCGCTGTTTCTTGAAACCATGTGCACGGGGCAGCCGCTGCCGGATATCAGAACCATGACCTTCAGCCACACCTCTCTGGCCATCGACGCCGCGCTCGCCCGGCAGGGGGTGGCGTTGACGCCCAAAGCACTGGTTGACCGGGACCTGAGCAGCAACCGCCTGTGTCAGGCATTTGAAGCAGCGCTGACAACCGGCGACGGGTACTACATCGTCAGCCCCCGCAAGCCACGTGACCCGGCGCTGATTGCGACCGTCCGCGATTGGCTGCGCAACGAGAGCCAATACCAAGGGGCGGAAAGCCGTTGA
- a CDS encoding SDR family oxidoreductase, which produces MTDQKVAIITAGGSGMGADAARRLAADGFKVSILSSSGKGEALAAELGGIGITGSNQSNADLGRLVDTTMDAWGRVDVLVNSAGHGPRAPVLELSDEEWHLGMDVYFLNVVRPTRLVAPIMVQQKSGSIINISTFAAFEPDPVFPTSGVMRAGLAAFAKLFSDAYAGDNLRMNNVLPGFIDSLPENADFKARIPMGRYGKSYAEVAATVGFLASEGGGYITGQNLRVDGGITRSV; this is translated from the coding sequence ATGACCGATCAAAAAGTTGCAATCATTACCGCAGGGGGCAGTGGCATGGGCGCGGATGCGGCCCGGCGGTTGGCGGCGGATGGGTTCAAGGTGTCGATCCTGTCGTCGTCGGGCAAGGGTGAGGCATTGGCCGCAGAATTGGGGGGAATCGGCATTACCGGGTCCAACCAGTCGAATGCAGATCTTGGGCGGTTGGTCGACACGACCATGGATGCCTGGGGGCGTGTCGATGTGCTGGTGAATTCAGCCGGCCACGGGCCCCGGGCTCCGGTTTTGGAGCTGAGCGACGAGGAGTGGCACCTGGGGATGGATGTCTATTTTCTGAATGTGGTGCGCCCCACGCGGCTGGTTGCGCCAATCATGGTACAGCAGAAATCCGGGAGCATCATCAACATCTCGACCTTTGCCGCCTTTGAGCCGGATCCGGTGTTTCCGACCTCTGGTGTGATGCGGGCCGGGCTGGCTGCCTTTGCCAAGCTGTTTTCCGACGCATATGCGGGCGACAATCTGCGCATGAACAACGTGCTGCCCGGTTTTATTGACAGCCTGCCGGAGAATGCGGACTTCAAGGCCAGAATCCCGATGGGCCGGTACGGAAAATCCTATGCAGAAGTTGCGGCGACCGTTGGTTTTCTTGCGTCAGAGGGCGGCGGCTATATCACCGGGCAGAACCTGCGGGTTGATGGCGGCATCACCCGGTCGGTGTGA
- the hisA gene encoding 1-(5-phosphoribosyl)-5-[(5-phosphoribosylamino)methylideneamino]imidazole-4-carboxamide isomerase has protein sequence MILYPAIDLKDGQAVRLVHGDMEQTTVFNDNPAAQALEFVNAGCEWLHLVDLNGAFAGEPVNAAPVEEILKQTQVPAQLGGGIRDMATIERWIDRGLARVILGTVAVENPDLVREAARAFPGKVAVGIDARNGKVATKGWATETDVMVTDLAKSFEDAGVAAIIYTDIMRDGAMKGPNVEATAALANAVSIPVIASGGVSSIADLQALKSCGAPLNGAISGRALYDGAIDLKEALTVFRA, from the coding sequence ATGATCCTCTACCCCGCCATCGACCTCAAAGACGGTCAGGCCGTTCGCCTTGTGCATGGCGACATGGAGCAGACCACCGTGTTCAACGACAATCCCGCGGCCCAGGCGCTGGAGTTTGTCAACGCCGGGTGTGAATGGCTGCATCTGGTGGATCTGAACGGTGCCTTTGCAGGTGAACCCGTCAACGCCGCCCCGGTGGAAGAGATCCTGAAACAGACCCAGGTCCCGGCTCAGCTGGGTGGTGGCATCCGCGACATGGCCACCATCGAACGCTGGATCGACCGAGGCTTGGCCCGTGTGATCCTTGGCACCGTCGCCGTTGAAAATCCCGATCTGGTACGCGAGGCCGCCCGCGCGTTCCCCGGCAAGGTCGCGGTGGGCATTGATGCGCGCAATGGCAAGGTCGCAACCAAGGGCTGGGCCACAGAGACCGACGTCATGGTCACCGATCTGGCGAAATCGTTCGAAGATGCTGGTGTGGCCGCGATTATCTACACCGACATCATGCGTGATGGTGCCATGAAAGGTCCCAATGTCGAGGCCACAGCCGCGCTCGCAAATGCGGTGTCGATCCCGGTCATTGCCTCGGGCGGCGTCTCGTCGATTGCCGACCTTCAGGCGCTGAAATCCTGCGGCGCGCCGTTGAATGGTGCCATTTCAGGTCGCGCGCTGTATGACGGTGCCATCGACCTGAAAGAGGCGCTGACGGTCTTTCGCGCCTGA
- a CDS encoding DUF2147 domain-containing protein — protein sequence MKRLIASAGVIIGLAGAALADPAAGTWKTEPGDTGGYLHVDVGPCGSAICGTIKTAFDKNGVEQTDYEHKGKKMIWDMQADGGGSYSDGQIWAADSGKTYSSKMSLSGNALTVKGCVAGGLICRGQTWKRVN from the coding sequence ATGAAACGACTGATTGCAAGCGCAGGGGTGATAATCGGTCTGGCGGGGGCGGCATTGGCCGATCCGGCGGCCGGCACATGGAAGACGGAACCCGGGGATACGGGGGGCTATCTGCATGTGGACGTGGGGCCCTGTGGCTCTGCCATTTGTGGCACGATCAAAACCGCCTTTGACAAGAATGGGGTGGAACAGACCGACTATGAACACAAGGGAAAGAAGATGATCTGGGACATGCAGGCCGACGGGGGCGGGTCCTATTCAGACGGTCAGATCTGGGCTGCGGATTCGGGCAAGACCTATTCGTCCAAAATGTCGCTCAGTGGCAATGCGCTAACCGTCAAGGGCTGTGTCGCAGGTGGGTTGATCTGTCGGGGGCAGACCTGGAAACGGGTGAACTGA
- a CDS encoding ABC transporter ATP-binding protein: MNVKPDFSKNANQATTAPAFLSVWDLHAYYGESYIVQGISFNVHEGEILALLGRNGAGKTSTLRSIARLGDPQVKHGEIWLDHQPLHNMASHEAATVGLGLVPEDRRIIPGLTVEENLQLAQIAPPIGWSIERLYDLFPRLGERRKQEGITLSGGEQQMLAIARALARDIKVLLLDEPYEGLAPVIVDEIEKTLIHIKEQGMTTVIVEQNAVRALELADRAVILDTGGIVFDGAAAEVLENEELRAEYLAI, from the coding sequence ATGAACGTAAAACCCGATTTCTCCAAGAACGCCAATCAGGCGACAACCGCACCGGCCTTTCTGTCGGTGTGGGACCTGCATGCCTATTATGGCGAAAGCTATATCGTCCAAGGCATCAGCTTTAACGTCCACGAAGGCGAAATCCTCGCCCTGCTGGGCCGCAACGGCGCGGGCAAAACATCAACCCTGCGCTCCATCGCCCGTCTGGGCGACCCACAGGTCAAACACGGCGAGATCTGGTTGGATCACCAACCGCTGCACAATATGGCCAGCCACGAAGCCGCCACCGTCGGGCTGGGCCTCGTGCCCGAAGATCGCCGGATTATCCCCGGTCTCACGGTCGAAGAGAACCTGCAACTGGCCCAAATCGCCCCGCCCATCGGTTGGTCGATCGAACGCCTGTATGATCTGTTTCCCCGTCTGGGGGAGCGGCGCAAGCAGGAAGGCATCACTCTGTCCGGGGGCGAACAGCAGATGCTGGCCATCGCCAGGGCTCTGGCCCGTGACATCAAGGTGCTGTTGCTGGATGAACCCTATGAAGGTCTCGCACCTGTCATCGTGGACGAGATTGAAAAAACCCTCATCCACATCAAGGAACAGGGCATGACCACTGTCATCGTTGAACAGAACGCGGTTCGTGCGCTGGAGCTGGCCGACCGGGCCGTGATCCTGGACACGGGTGGCATCGTTTTCGACGGCGCGGCCGCCGAAGTTCTGGAGAACGAAGAGCTGCGCGCTGAATATCTTGCGATCTAA
- a CDS encoding ABC transporter ATP-binding protein: MGILEVKNVGKRFGGLQALGDVNLSVKENTVHAIIGPNGAGKSTLLNCLVGKLIPDTGSVMFDGQSVLGRAPYEINQMGISRVFQTPEIFGDLTVMENMLIPCFAKRDGAFELNAIGSVSGQKDVLEKAEAMLVDMNMADKRHMHAAAMSRGDKRRLEIGMCLSQEPRLLLLDEPTAGMARADTNNTIDLLKQIKEERDITIAIIEHDMHVVFSLADRITVLAQGTPLVEDDPQNIKGNPKVREAYLGESA; the protein is encoded by the coding sequence ATGGGAATTCTCGAAGTCAAGAACGTGGGCAAACGGTTTGGTGGCCTTCAGGCGCTGGGTGACGTGAACCTGAGCGTCAAGGAAAACACCGTTCATGCCATCATCGGCCCCAATGGGGCCGGTAAATCCACCCTGCTGAATTGCCTGGTGGGCAAGCTGATCCCAGACACCGGGTCGGTCATGTTCGATGGTCAATCCGTTCTGGGGCGTGCGCCCTATGAAATCAATCAGATGGGCATTTCGCGCGTGTTCCAGACGCCCGAGATCTTTGGCGATCTGACAGTGATGGAAAACATGCTGATCCCCTGCTTTGCCAAACGGGACGGCGCGTTCGAACTGAACGCCATCGGGTCAGTGTCCGGACAAAAGGACGTGTTGGAAAAGGCCGAAGCCATGCTGGTGGACATGAACATGGCAGACAAACGGCATATGCACGCCGCCGCCATGTCGCGCGGTGACAAACGGCGTCTGGAAATCGGCATGTGCCTGTCTCAGGAGCCACGCCTGTTGCTGTTGGACGAACCCACTGCCGGAATGGCACGTGCCGACACCAACAACACCATTGATCTGCTCAAACAGATCAAGGAAGAGCGCGACATCACCATCGCCATCATCGAACACGACATGCATGTGGTGTTCAGCCTCGCGGATCGGATCACGGTTCTGGCCCAGGGCACGCCGCTGGTCGAAGACGATCCGCAGAACATCAAGGGCAACCCCAAGGTGCGCGAAGCGTATCTGGGCGAGTCGGCGTAA
- a CDS encoding branched-chain amino acid ABC transporter permease, giving the protein MFGLDKKDTTLLIIVACLALFAPFILNPFPTGSAMAQFNAGYPDLMQRFVIFGIFAIGFNILFGLTGYLSFGHAAFLGVGSYSAVWMFKLVGMNVIPAIVLSVIVAGLFAVVIGFVSLRRSGIYFSILTLAFAQMSFNLAYSVLTPITNGETGLQLTLDDPRVLGVSQTADGSIPVTSLFGLEMRSTYEMVVGPWAFQFNVGYYLCALIMLVSFYLAVRIFRSPFGMMLRAVKSNQQRMNYTGLNTRPYTLAAFVISGMYAGLAGGLMASMDPLAGAERMQWTASGEVVLMTILGGAGTLIGPVVGAGFIKYFENIFSKINDTVLHQWFAFMPDGVEDFMVFVVHPFIGKGWHLTLGILFMLVVIFLPGGLVEGGQKVKNWIKGRGKSEDSKSGKTEPAE; this is encoded by the coding sequence ATGTTCGGACTGGACAAAAAAGACACCACCCTGCTGATCATCGTCGCCTGTCTGGCGCTGTTCGCACCCTTCATCCTGAACCCATTCCCCACGGGCAGCGCCATGGCGCAGTTCAACGCGGGCTATCCCGACCTGATGCAACGGTTCGTGATCTTTGGCATCTTTGCCATCGGCTTCAACATTCTTTTCGGCCTGACCGGATACCTGTCCTTTGGTCATGCGGCCTTTCTGGGTGTCGGGTCCTATTCGGCGGTCTGGATGTTCAAGCTGGTTGGTATGAACGTGATCCCGGCCATCGTGCTGAGCGTCATCGTTGCCGGCCTGTTTGCCGTCGTCATCGGCTTTGTCAGCCTGCGCCGCTCGGGGATCTACTTCTCGATCCTGACGCTGGCCTTTGCACAGATGTCGTTCAACCTAGCCTATTCGGTTCTGACACCGATCACCAACGGCGAAACCGGCCTGCAGCTGACATTGGATGACCCGCGGGTTCTGGGTGTATCCCAGACCGCAGATGGGTCGATCCCGGTCACCAGCCTGTTTGGTCTGGAGATGCGGTCGACCTATGAAATGGTCGTCGGTCCCTGGGCGTTCCAGTTCAATGTCGGTTACTACCTGTGTGCCCTCATCATGCTTGTGTCTTTCTATCTGGCGGTACGCATCTTCCGTTCGCCATTTGGCATGATGCTGCGGGCAGTCAAATCGAACCAGCAGCGGATGAACTATACCGGTTTGAACACCCGTCCGTATACGCTGGCCGCCTTTGTCATCTCGGGCATGTATGCCGGTCTGGCCGGTGGTCTGATGGCGTCGATGGATCCGCTGGCCGGTGCCGAGCGCATGCAGTGGACCGCATCGGGCGAAGTTGTTCTGATGACTATCCTGGGCGGTGCGGGCACTCTGATCGGTCCCGTCGTGGGCGCTGGCTTTATCAAATACTTCGAAAACATCTTCTCCAAGATCAACGACACCGTGCTGCATCAGTGGTTCGCCTTCATGCCTGACGGAGTTGAAGATTTCATGGTCTTTGTCGTGCATCCGTTTATCGGCAAGGGCTGGCATCTGACCTTGGGCATCCTGTTCATGCTGGTGGTGATCTTCCTGCCAGGTGGCCTGGTTGAAGGTGGTCAAAAGGTCAAAAACTGGATCAAGGGTCGCGGGAAATCCGAAGACAGCAAATCCGGCAAAACCGAACCTGCGGAATAA
- a CDS encoding branched-chain amino acid ABC transporter permease: MDAILLQILNGLDKGSAYALIALGLTLIFGTLGVVNFAHGALFMIGAFCAVTVQRILNLSFETIDETKTDFLGNPAKVKTAYVESWFGPETGAAIIDWSVPLAILFAIPVMLFIGYVMERGLIKHFYKRPHADQILVTFGLAIVLQEVVKYFYGANPIPTGAPDVFKGSFDFGVMLGFDPNAIIYPYWRLVYFAFSALIIGGVFAFLQFTTFGMVVRAGMADRETVGLLGINIDRRFTIMFGVAAAVAGLAGVMYAPINSPNYHMGMDFLVLSFVVVVVGGMGSLPGAVLAGFLLGVLESFASMNEVKSIIPGIDQIIIYVVAIIILLTRPRGLMGRKGVMED, from the coding sequence ATGGACGCAATCCTCCTGCAAATTCTAAACGGGCTCGACAAGGGCTCTGCCTATGCGCTGATCGCGCTCGGGCTCACTCTCATTTTCGGTACGCTGGGCGTGGTGAACTTTGCCCACGGGGCCCTGTTCATGATCGGTGCCTTCTGCGCGGTCACCGTTCAACGCATTCTGAACCTGTCGTTTGAAACAATCGACGAAACCAAAACTGACTTTCTTGGCAACCCGGCCAAGGTCAAGACGGCCTACGTCGAATCCTGGTTCGGCCCGGAAACCGGGGCCGCCATAATCGACTGGTCTGTGCCATTGGCGATCCTGTTCGCCATCCCGGTCATGCTGTTCATCGGCTATGTGATGGAGCGTGGCCTGATCAAACATTTCTACAAGCGTCCCCATGCGGATCAGATTCTCGTGACATTTGGCCTGGCCATCGTGTTGCAGGAAGTGGTCAAGTATTTCTATGGTGCCAACCCGATCCCTACCGGCGCGCCGGACGTGTTCAAAGGGTCGTTCGATTTCGGTGTCATGCTGGGATTTGACCCCAACGCGATCATCTATCCCTACTGGCGCCTGGTGTATTTCGCCTTTTCGGCCCTGATCATTGGCGGCGTGTTTGCCTTTTTGCAGTTCACGACATTTGGCATGGTCGTACGGGCTGGCATGGCAGACCGCGAAACCGTTGGGCTGCTGGGCATCAACATCGATCGCCGGTTCACCATCATGTTCGGGGTCGCGGCAGCCGTCGCAGGGCTGGCCGGGGTGATGTATGCGCCTATCAATTCACCCAATTATCACATGGGCATGGACTTCCTGGTTCTCAGCTTTGTTGTGGTGGTTGTCGGCGGTATGGGCTCGTTGCCCGGAGCGGTTCTGGCGGGCTTCCTGCTGGGCGTCCTGGAGAGTTTTGCCTCGATGAACGAAGTCAAATCGATCATCCCCGGCATCGACCAGATCATCATCTATGTGGTCGCAATCATCATTCTGCTCACCCGTCCACGGGGTCTGATGGGCCGCAAAGGCGTGATGGAGGATTAA